A region from the Methanofollis liminatans DSM 4140 genome encodes:
- a CDS encoding PKD domain-containing protein produces the protein MIAMICCGGVQGLTVQAGPGTEDMNYSVFEADPDPGLFQANVSNEAPEPIAFGENVFGRILTAGEVDTYTFSAEAGDMVYVRMGMERTYTSARYPIVILTGPDGKEIGRATHYAAASMIVPLASTGSYTLIAGCSVPEDYGLILQRTNNPGNAIPLNGDFYHGEITVKGGKDTFTFAGAKGDVAYVRLIDLKPSHGLVITLYGPDGKEVKSVDGTNVVGMLQNLPESGDYTVMVGDGESGFTEYVVYQQCANDPAAATSLRIGINTEAKITFLGEVDTYQFPAERGSSGYIKMSSSAIGSTMILFDPDGKVVASGAEIHFTSEYTGSYTLLAFDDDGRNTGDYLVYLWLAGPEDVHASFTVNTTSGQVPLTVRFDDESTGSPASWTWDFGDGAVSTEQNPLHTYSEPGVFNVSLCVEDLNGANDTLAEEGYITVYAPPPAISFRPQNASVTLGGESFLTLVLERADEGLAGYNVTLSLSDPALASVTTIAFPEWALLGRNGTVPADSIWLAAVDLEDQIEEGALNVSLGTIGFRGVAVGESEILISVDRMTGDVGGYVRTSPVPGILNVTADLDPFPGFNETPTDPDHDGLFEDVNGNQVIDYNDVVVYYQNLEWIPEHENVVFFDYNANGEIDYDDVVCLHCEL, from the coding sequence ATGATCGCTATGATCTGCTGCGGCGGCGTCCAGGGACTGACCGTCCAGGCAGGTCCGGGCACCGAAGATATGAACTATTCTGTCTTCGAGGCCGATCCCGATCCCGGCCTTTTCCAGGCGAATGTGAGCAACGAGGCGCCCGAACCGATCGCCTTTGGCGAGAATGTCTTCGGCAGGATCCTGACGGCGGGCGAGGTCGACACCTACACCTTCTCGGCCGAGGCCGGGGATATGGTGTATGTCAGGATGGGGATGGAGCGTACTTATACCAGTGCGAGATATCCCATCGTCATTCTGACCGGTCCGGACGGAAAAGAGATCGGGAGGGCCACCCACTATGCAGCGGCCTCGATGATCGTGCCCCTGGCATCGACCGGGTCGTACACCCTGATCGCCGGGTGCAGCGTTCCTGAAGATTACGGGCTTATTCTTCAGCGCACGAACAACCCGGGAAATGCGATCCCTCTGAACGGCGATTTCTACCATGGAGAGATCACGGTCAAGGGCGGCAAGGATACCTTTACCTTTGCGGGTGCAAAAGGCGATGTGGCATATGTCCGGTTGATAGACCTGAAACCGAGTCATGGTCTTGTGATCACCCTTTACGGCCCTGACGGGAAGGAAGTGAAGAGCGTCGATGGCACTAACGTCGTGGGAATGTTGCAGAACCTTCCCGAATCAGGGGATTACACGGTGATGGTCGGCGATGGTGAGTCTGGATTTACCGAGTATGTGGTCTATCAGCAATGCGCGAACGATCCCGCGGCGGCGACTTCCCTACGAATCGGCATCAACACCGAGGCGAAGATCACCTTCCTCGGTGAGGTCGATACCTACCAGTTCCCGGCCGAGAGGGGGAGTTCAGGATACATAAAAATGAGCAGCAGCGCGATCGGGTCCACGATGATCCTTTTCGACCCCGACGGGAAGGTGGTGGCGTCAGGTGCAGAAATACATTTTACCTCTGAATATACCGGGTCCTACACGCTCCTCGCCTTTGACGACGACGGGCGAAACACCGGGGACTATCTGGTCTATCTCTGGCTGGCCGGGCCTGAGGATGTGCACGCCAGTTTTACCGTAAACACCACCTCGGGCCAGGTGCCGCTCACGGTCAGGTTCGACGACGAGTCCACCGGTTCTCCGGCGTCATGGACATGGGACTTCGGCGACGGTGCCGTCTCGACAGAGCAGAACCCTCTTCACACCTATTCTGAACCGGGCGTCTTCAACGTCTCGCTCTGTGTGGAGGATCTCAACGGCGCGAACGACACCCTGGCCGAGGAGGGGTATATCACTGTGTACGCCCCGCCCCCTGCAATCTCATTCAGGCCTCAGAACGCCTCGGTCACCCTCGGCGGTGAGTCCTTCCTCACCCTCGTGCTGGAGCGCGCCGACGAAGGCCTCGCAGGCTATAACGTCACGCTCTCTCTTTCAGATCCCGCACTGGCGTCTGTGACAACTATAGCCTTCCCTGAATGGGCGCTTCTCGGTAGAAACGGCACTGTGCCTGCAGATTCGATCTGGCTGGCGGCCGTCGACCTGGAGGATCAGATCGAGGAGGGGGCGCTGAACGTCTCACTTGGCACCATCGGGTTCAGGGGGGTTGCCGTCGGCGAAAGCGAGATCCTGATCTCGGTTGACAGGATGACCGGTGATGTGGGTGGATATGTCAGGACATCGCCGGTGCCGGGCATCCTGAATGTCACTGCCGATCTCGATCCTTTCCCGGGCTTCAATGAAACGCCCACCGACCCTGATCACGACGGGCTCTTCGAAGATGTCAACGGAAACCAGGTGATCGACTACAACGATGTTGTCGTCTACTACCAGAACCTCGAATGGATACCTGAACACGAAAATGTTGTCTTTTTTGATTACAATGCCAACGGGGAGATCGATTACGACGATGTGGTGTGCCTGCATTGTGAACTCTGA
- a CDS encoding PKD domain-containing protein, producing MIILMVLLATMAGGAAAAQSGDVSAAEIMGSGPAAFKGALAGYEEKVSTDLVLLMRGAFVSGPDGIEIGDLADAAYSRSIPASSVMTDESGKTKVYVYVQVVPPASTAVIDPYAVEVTDRDEEAHLAVAWVETDRIDDLAALPEVGSVEIVYPPVVYSSAAPRAGSVECEADTILKTAQLREKTGYAGAGMKVGILSDSADQWQEAAAKGDLPADVHILADYAGDDEGTAMLEIVHDLAPEAELYFHTAYPNAVTFTTGITALADAGCQVICDDIGWLTEPFFEDGYVASHVRNLLEKRDLIYVSAAGNDAGGIHYQGAFQNDGSGWHSFAAGRNLLLTQIDPGSGGQSNSFLIVLQWDDVWEKSSNDYDLYLVGQDGNGYYEIMNSSKVQDGDDKPMEIIEGTYSGSTVSQVYLAVVAANGAAPRNLEIFIFSGGKFNDPVASDADTIFGHPAVSGVVAVGAISASDPGNDTIEPFSSCGPVTISNPAPEVRNKPDICGIDGVRVTGAGGFPSTFYGTSAAAPTVAGVTALVWGLDLKQSPDTIKEALYAGAVDLGEAGWDPVFGYGRADAMAVAVQPELSANFSASPLSGPAPLTVQFTDLSTGTITAWQWDFGDGAASGEQYPEHVYAAEGLYTVSLMVSDGQGNSDTLVMTDYINVSAAQVENVTADFTADVTSGTAPLTVQFTDRSTGPVTAWGWDFGDGASSSEQHPEHTYLQAGTYTVSLTVTGEDQSDTLIRGGYISVEPAGEVDANLTFVPAGATLAPGTETAFTILMDRAAAGIAGYTITVSLDDPAIGEITAVSFPAWAGLKSNGTLPADSVWIRAVDLEGNAGTGNITLCTVTVRGDTEGTTTLSILDNATLEDREGGIYTFATVPATLTVGAAAVLPFPKPDGTTYPAPTDPDGDGLYEDVDGNGRIGFNDVVVYYTNLQFVEDNQPLEAFDYDRNGRIGFNDVIVLYGMIA from the coding sequence GTGATCATTTTGATGGTCCTGCTGGCCACTATGGCCGGTGGAGCCGCCGCAGCGCAGTCCGGCGACGTATCGGCCGCGGAGATCATGGGGTCCGGACCGGCGGCGTTCAAAGGGGCGCTTGCCGGCTATGAAGAGAAGGTATCGACTGATCTGGTTCTGCTCATGAGGGGTGCGTTCGTCTCAGGCCCCGACGGGATCGAGATCGGGGATCTGGCGGACGCGGCGTACAGCCGCAGCATACCGGCGTCGTCGGTCATGACCGATGAGAGCGGAAAGACGAAGGTCTACGTCTATGTGCAGGTCGTGCCGCCGGCGTCGACGGCGGTGATCGACCCCTATGCCGTGGAAGTGACCGACCGCGACGAGGAGGCGCACCTGGCGGTCGCCTGGGTGGAGACGGACAGGATCGACGATCTCGCGGCGCTGCCTGAGGTCGGATCGGTGGAGATCGTCTACCCGCCGGTCGTCTACAGCAGCGCCGCGCCGCGGGCCGGGTCGGTCGAGTGTGAGGCAGACACCATTCTCAAGACAGCACAGTTGCGCGAAAAAACCGGCTACGCGGGTGCCGGGATGAAGGTGGGGATCCTCTCGGACAGTGCAGACCAGTGGCAGGAGGCCGCCGCAAAGGGCGACCTGCCCGCCGACGTCCATATCCTTGCCGACTATGCCGGGGACGACGAAGGCACGGCGATGCTCGAGATCGTCCACGACCTGGCCCCTGAGGCCGAACTCTACTTCCACACCGCTTATCCCAACGCCGTCACCTTCACGACCGGGATCACCGCCCTCGCTGATGCGGGATGCCAGGTGATCTGCGACGATATCGGCTGGTTGACCGAGCCTTTCTTCGAGGACGGGTATGTCGCTTCGCACGTACGGAACCTCCTGGAGAAAAGGGACCTGATCTACGTCTCGGCGGCAGGCAACGATGCCGGAGGGATCCACTACCAGGGGGCGTTCCAGAACGACGGCTCTGGCTGGCACTCCTTTGCCGCCGGACGGAACCTCCTGCTCACCCAGATCGATCCGGGATCAGGGGGGCAATCGAACTCCTTCCTGATTGTTCTCCAGTGGGACGACGTCTGGGAAAAGTCGTCCAATGATTACGATCTCTATCTGGTCGGGCAGGACGGAAACGGGTATTACGAGATCATGAACAGCTCGAAGGTGCAGGACGGCGACGACAAGCCGATGGAGATCATCGAGGGAACCTACAGCGGTTCTACGGTCTCCCAGGTGTACCTCGCGGTTGTGGCCGCGAACGGCGCCGCACCGCGGAACCTTGAGATCTTCATCTTCAGCGGCGGTAAATTCAACGACCCGGTCGCCTCGGACGCCGATACGATCTTCGGCCACCCGGCGGTCTCCGGTGTGGTGGCCGTCGGGGCGATCAGCGCCTCAGATCCGGGCAACGACACGATCGAACCGTTTTCCTCGTGCGGGCCGGTGACCATCTCCAACCCTGCGCCTGAGGTGAGGAACAAGCCCGACATCTGTGGCATCGACGGCGTGCGCGTCACCGGTGCGGGCGGGTTCCCGAGTACATTTTACGGCACCAGCGCCGCAGCCCCGACTGTAGCCGGCGTGACCGCACTGGTCTGGGGGCTTGACCTCAAGCAATCGCCCGATACGATCAAGGAGGCGCTCTACGCCGGGGCCGTCGACCTCGGCGAGGCCGGATGGGACCCTGTCTTCGGCTATGGGCGGGCCGACGCCATGGCGGTGGCAGTGCAGCCTGAGCTCTCGGCGAACTTCTCAGCCTCGCCGCTTTCCGGCCCTGCGCCGCTGACAGTCCAGTTCACCGATCTTTCCACTGGAACGATTACGGCCTGGCAATGGGACTTCGGCGACGGCGCTGCCTCGGGTGAACAGTATCCTGAACACGTCTACGCGGCCGAGGGGCTCTATACCGTCAGCCTCATGGTCTCCGACGGGCAGGGCAACAGCGACACCCTTGTGATGACCGACTACATCAACGTCTCTGCTGCCCAGGTCGAGAATGTCACCGCAGACTTCACGGCCGACGTCACCTCCGGCACCGCGCCGCTGACCGTCCAGTTCACCGATCGCTCGACCGGGCCTGTTACGGCGTGGGGATGGGACTTCGGCGACGGCGCCTCATCGAGCGAGCAGCACCCCGAGCACACTTACCTGCAGGCTGGCACCTACACCGTCTCCCTGACGGTCACCGGCGAGGATCAGAGTGATACCCTCATTCGGGGGGGCTACATCTCGGTGGAACCCGCCGGTGAGGTCGACGCGAACCTGACCTTTGTCCCGGCAGGGGCAACCCTCGCGCCAGGCACGGAAACCGCATTCACCATTCTCATGGACAGGGCAGCGGCTGGCATCGCGGGCTACACGATCACCGTGTCCCTCGACGACCCGGCGATCGGTGAGATCACCGCCGTTTCATTCCCTGCATGGGCCGGGCTGAAGAGCAACGGCACCCTTCCCGCAGACTCGGTCTGGATCAGGGCGGTCGATCTCGAAGGGAATGCCGGGACCGGGAACATCACGCTCTGCACGGTCACGGTGCGGGGCGACACCGAGGGGACGACGACACTCTCGATCCTGGACAACGCCACCCTGGAGGATAGGGAGGGCGGCATCTACACCTTCGCCACCGTGCCGGCGACCCTGACGGTCGGGGCTGCGGCAGTCCTCCCGTTCCCGAAACCTGACGGCACCACCTATCCCGCCCCCACCGACCCGGACGGCGACGGCCTGTACGAGGACGTCGACGGCAACGGCCGGATCGGGTTCAACGATGTGGTGGTGTATTACACGAATCTGCAGTTCGTTGAGGATAACCAGCCGCTGGAAGCGTTCGACTATGACAGGAACGGCCGGATCGGGTTCAACGATGTGATCGTCCTGTACGGGATGATCGCCTGA
- the dcd gene encoding dCTP deaminase, with translation MILVDWQIEDRIRRGQIGIDPFEPGLIQPNSLDIRLGDHFVWYEPCDDVIDPYDRASVASRVQETRTDSIVMAPGAFMLAETFEAVTLPDNIVASIEGKSSIARLGIELHQTGGWIDAGFRGSITLEMCNVNQRPVRMYAGMPIGQLVFYTTERADHPYNLKKDAKYMDQRQATLSRYHENPREI, from the coding sequence ATGATTCTTGTCGACTGGCAGATCGAGGACCGGATCAGGAGGGGGCAGATCGGCATCGACCCCTTCGAGCCGGGGCTTATCCAGCCCAACTCGCTGGATATCAGGCTCGGGGACCATTTTGTCTGGTACGAACCCTGCGACGATGTGATCGACCCGTACGACCGGGCGAGCGTCGCCTCCCGCGTGCAGGAGACCCGCACCGACTCGATCGTCATGGCGCCCGGTGCCTTTATGCTCGCCGAGACCTTTGAAGCGGTCACGCTCCCCGACAATATTGTGGCGAGCATCGAGGGGAAGAGTTCCATCGCCCGCCTCGGGATCGAACTCCACCAGACCGGCGGCTGGATCGACGCCGGGTTCAGGGGTTCCATCACCCTCGAGATGTGCAACGTGAACCAGCGCCCTGTGCGCATGTATGCCGGGATGCCGATCGGTCAGCTGGTCTTCTACACGACCGAGCGCGCCGATCATCCGTATAATCTCAAGAAAGACGCGAAGTATATGGATCAGCGCCAGGCGACCCTCTCGCGTTACCACGAGAATCCACGCGAGATTTGA
- a CDS encoding RNA methyltransferase, translating to MPEISIVLVEPLYEGNVGFVARAMKNFGFTRLVLVDPCALGDEAFARASHARDVLEGAVRMSLEEVYAGSDLVVATTGELSKSVCTSMRMPYFTPAEIRTILEEAEGSVSILFGRENWGLNNEEVSRADLICTIPTSEIYPIMNLSHAVAVVCHDLAHLPRGTYRLAGKTERESLIEHFGQFLERIEHPDYKRANTLLMMRRIFGRTALTTREVSTLHGLLRRAEWHLDHPDGEEGQ from the coding sequence ATGCCCGAGATTTCCATTGTCCTTGTCGAACCCCTCTATGAGGGAAACGTGGGCTTCGTGGCGCGGGCGATGAAGAACTTCGGGTTCACCCGCCTCGTCCTGGTGGACCCCTGCGCCCTTGGCGACGAAGCCTTCGCCCGCGCCTCGCATGCCCGCGACGTCCTGGAAGGCGCCGTCAGGATGAGCCTCGAAGAGGTCTATGCGGGGAGCGATCTGGTCGTGGCGACGACCGGCGAACTCTCCAAGTCGGTCTGCACCTCGATGCGGATGCCCTATTTTACGCCGGCCGAGATCAGGACGATCCTTGAGGAAGCCGAGGGTTCCGTGAGCATCCTCTTCGGGCGGGAGAACTGGGGGCTCAACAATGAGGAGGTCTCCCGCGCCGATCTGATCTGCACCATACCGACCTCGGAGATCTACCCGATCATGAACCTCTCGCACGCCGTGGCCGTCGTCTGCCACGACCTCGCCCACCTGCCGCGCGGCACCTATCGCCTTGCCGGGAAAACCGAGCGCGAGAGCCTGATCGAGCACTTCGGCCAGTTCCTCGAACGGATCGAGCACCCTGACTACAAGCGCGCCAACACCCTCCTGATGATGCGCCGGATCTTCGGGCGCACGGCCCTGACCACGCGGGAGGTCTCCACGCTCCACGGCCTGCTGCGGCGGGCCGAGTGGCATCTCGATCACCCGGACGGCGAAGAAGGACAATAA
- a CDS encoding PKD domain-containing protein, which produces MTNLKDLVPFIGTLFLCALMVQGALAAVVGDRTDAGNITITILPPVAEVDLGGTADYDLVLDRLPSGIAGYNISVGLTDGSVGEIVVVTFPAWAGLKGNGTLPADEVWCTAVDLAGGAGTENITLMTLTLRGDAAGSTDVVVREGVVEDRTGGLPSILDVVPATFAVGQAVNGAVNFTADVTDGTAPLTVQFTDTSTVENVTSWFWDFGDGFMSTRQHPLYTFHDLGSFTVTLTLTDARNLTWTQTREGFITTRNETVRDADFIANVTEGPAPLAVQFTDTGTIENVTGWSWDFGDGGTSDEQNPVWVYMAPGRYNVSLMVTDIWNATFWEEKVGYITVNESEEYADFTANVTGGEAPLAIQFTDTSTVRNITSWFWEFGDGNTSEEQHPVHIYTANGTYDVGLTINREGDPSYEVRYDGYITVGIA; this is translated from the coding sequence ATGACGAACCTCAAAGATCTGGTGCCCTTTATCGGCACCCTATTCCTCTGCGCCCTCATGGTGCAGGGGGCCCTGGCCGCTGTGGTCGGGGACAGAACAGATGCCGGGAATATCACCATCACCATCCTGCCCCCGGTGGCAGAGGTCGATCTGGGCGGAACGGCCGATTACGACCTGGTCCTGGATCGCCTCCCGTCCGGTATAGCCGGGTACAACATCTCGGTCGGTCTGACCGACGGATCGGTCGGCGAGATCGTCGTCGTGACCTTCCCTGCATGGGCCGGGCTGAAGGGCAACGGTACCCTGCCGGCGGATGAGGTCTGGTGCACGGCGGTGGATCTCGCCGGCGGCGCCGGAACCGAGAATATCACGCTCATGACCCTCACCCTCCGCGGCGATGCCGCAGGATCGACCGACGTTGTGGTTAGAGAAGGAGTTGTTGAGGATCGCACCGGTGGGTTGCCCTCTATCCTGGACGTCGTTCCGGCGACCTTTGCGGTGGGGCAGGCCGTGAACGGGGCGGTCAACTTCACTGCCGACGTGACCGATGGCACCGCCCCGCTCACCGTGCAGTTCACCGACACCAGCACGGTTGAAAATGTCACCTCGTGGTTCTGGGACTTCGGCGACGGGTTCATGTCGACGCGGCAGCACCCGCTCTATACCTTCCACGATCTTGGCTCCTTCACCGTCACCCTCACCCTGACCGACGCCCGGAATCTCACCTGGACCCAAACCAGAGAGGGCTTCATCACCACCCGCAACGAGACCGTGAGAGATGCCGACTTTATCGCTAACGTCACAGAGGGGCCGGCGCCTCTGGCCGTGCAGTTCACCGACACCGGGACGATCGAGAATGTCACCGGATGGTCCTGGGACTTCGGGGACGGCGGCACCTCGGATGAGCAAAACCCGGTGTGGGTCTATATGGCGCCGGGCCGGTACAATGTCTCACTCATGGTGACCGACATCTGGAATGCCACGTTCTGGGAGGAAAAGGTCGGGTACATCACCGTCAATGAGTCAGAAGAGTACGCCGATTTCACCGCCAATGTAACCGGGGGCGAGGCGCCGCTGGCAATCCAGTTCACCGATACGAGCACGGTGAGGAACATCACCTCATGGTTCTGGGAGTTCGGCGACGGGAACACCTCTGAGGAGCAGCATCCGGTCCATATCTACACAGCAAACGGCACCTATGACGTCGGGCTCACGATCAACCGGGAGGGGGATCCCTCGTATGAGGTGCGCTACGACGGTTACATCACGGTCGGCATTGCATGA
- a CDS encoding threonine--tRNA ligase, which produces MRLLLIHSDHIDYQAQKKTPVAEEGAVLQDGLDEALVAFCAVESADEEDIDDVVDRTVAEVLKTAGELKTDRVLVYPYAHLSSDLAAPEAAKKALRGIEEGLNAAGGLTVRRAPFGWYKAFTLSCKGHPLSELSRTIVPGGEEEAAKPAKKTVTHTFFVLTPEGERKEAEACADDSPFGSLIKKELGLPVQAGGEPIHVDLMRSKEFVDYEPASDIGHLRWMPRGRLVRDLLGDYVLGLVLDYGGMPVETPVMYDLDDPAISEHAAKFGERQYRFKSGNRNMMLRFAACFGMFSFMRDMHISPNTLPMKMYELSTYSFRHEQSGEVIGLKRLRAFTMPDMHTLCKDMDNALRCFEEQLRMGWQSGVDLGTPLVGAFRCTQDFWEQYEDWVKAIVRESGVPMLIEILSDRVHYWIAKVDLAAIDGQGRPIENPTVQIDVESSLRFDISYHMDGEEVHPPILHCSPTGSIERVICAMLENTAYQSVPRLPTWLSPTQVRFVPVSERHAAYAIDLCARMNAAGVRADVDDRDESVNKKIREAGTEWVPYVAVIGDREMDEGKLTVTIRSLSDPKKPHKEEMTFDALASAVKEECAGKPFRPMYTAKHLSVRPRFL; this is translated from the coding sequence ATGCGGCTTCTCTTAATTCACTCAGATCATATCGACTATCAGGCACAGAAGAAGACGCCGGTCGCCGAAGAGGGCGCCGTCCTGCAGGACGGGCTCGATGAAGCGCTTGTCGCTTTCTGCGCCGTTGAATCGGCCGACGAAGAAGATATCGACGATGTCGTGGACCGGACTGTGGCCGAGGTCCTCAAGACCGCCGGCGAACTGAAGACCGACCGGGTGCTCGTCTACCCGTACGCCCACCTCAGCTCTGATCTCGCTGCACCCGAGGCCGCCAAAAAGGCGCTCAGGGGCATCGAGGAAGGGCTCAATGCGGCTGGAGGGCTGACCGTCAGGCGTGCCCCGTTCGGCTGGTACAAGGCCTTCACCCTCTCGTGCAAGGGCCATCCCCTCTCCGAGCTCTCCCGCACGATCGTGCCGGGCGGCGAGGAGGAGGCGGCGAAGCCGGCCAAAAAGACCGTCACCCACACCTTCTTCGTCCTCACCCCCGAGGGCGAACGGAAAGAAGCCGAGGCGTGCGCCGACGACTCGCCCTTCGGCTCGCTCATCAAGAAGGAACTCGGCCTCCCTGTTCAGGCCGGCGGCGAACCGATCCACGTGGACCTGATGCGCTCCAAGGAGTTCGTCGACTACGAGCCCGCCTCTGACATCGGCCACCTCCGCTGGATGCCCAGGGGCAGGCTCGTGCGCGACCTGCTCGGGGACTACGTCCTGGGGCTCGTCCTCGACTACGGCGGCATGCCGGTCGAGACCCCGGTGATGTACGACCTCGACGACCCGGCGATCTCAGAGCACGCCGCCAAGTTCGGGGAGCGGCAGTACCGCTTCAAGAGCGGGAACCGGAACATGATGCTGCGGTTTGCGGCGTGCTTCGGCATGTTCTCCTTCATGCGGGACATGCACATCTCGCCCAACACCCTGCCGATGAAGATGTACGAGCTCTCGACCTACTCGTTCAGGCACGAGCAGTCTGGCGAGGTAATCGGGCTCAAGCGTCTCCGCGCCTTTACGATGCCTGATATGCATACCCTCTGCAAGGATATGGACAACGCCCTCCGCTGCTTTGAGGAGCAGCTCAGGATGGGCTGGCAGAGCGGCGTCGACCTCGGCACGCCTCTGGTCGGAGCGTTCCGCTGCACCCAGGACTTCTGGGAGCAGTACGAGGACTGGGTGAAGGCGATCGTCAGGGAGTCGGGCGTGCCCATGCTCATCGAGATCCTCTCGGATCGCGTCCACTACTGGATCGCGAAGGTGGACCTTGCCGCCATCGACGGACAGGGCCGGCCGATCGAGAACCCGACCGTCCAGATCGACGTGGAGAGTTCCCTCCGGTTCGATATCTCGTATCATATGGACGGCGAGGAGGTTCACCCCCCGATCCTCCATTGCTCCCCCACCGGCTCGATCGAGCGGGTGATCTGCGCCATGCTGGAGAACACCGCCTACCAGTCGGTGCCCCGCCTCCCGACCTGGCTATCGCCGACGCAGGTGCGTTTTGTCCCGGTCTCAGAGCGGCACGCCGCCTATGCAATCGACCTCTGCGCCCGGATGAACGCCGCCGGCGTCAGGGCCGATGTGGATGACCGCGACGAGTCCGTGAACAAGAAGATCCGCGAGGCCGGGACCGAGTGGGTGCCCTATGTGGCCGTCATCGGCGACCGCGAGATGGACGAGGGGAAGCTGACGGTTACCATCCGCAGCCTCTCTGACCCGAAGAAGCCGCACAAGGAGGAGATGACCTTCGACGCACTCGCATCCGCCGTGAAGGAGGAGTGCGCGGGCAAGCCCTTCCGCCCGATGTACACCGCAAAGCACCTTTCGGTGCGGCCGCGGTTCCTGTAA
- a CDS encoding phosphoglycerol geranylgeranyltransferase: protein MTGTHLKWKNWAHVTKLDPDKHLDAAAVEAVATSGTDAILLSGTLNVTRENLADLREQVEDYGIPLVVEPADPEGAVFEGVDLLFVPSVLNTPDARWVVGKHQQWALACPEIPWEQVVPEAYIVLNPASAVGRVTRAVCDLKPAEVAAYARCAEHYFHFPIVYIEYSGTYGDPAVVRAASEAITGASLYYGGGIDSAERAAEMGRYADTIVVGNAVYEKGVETLKATVKAVQ from the coding sequence ATGACTGGCACGCACCTCAAATGGAAAAATTGGGCGCATGTGACGAAACTTGACCCCGACAAGCACCTCGACGCCGCGGCGGTCGAGGCCGTCGCCACCAGCGGGACCGATGCGATCCTCCTCTCAGGCACCCTGAACGTCACGCGCGAGAACCTCGCCGACCTGCGCGAACAGGTCGAAGACTATGGTATCCCTCTCGTCGTCGAGCCTGCCGACCCGGAGGGCGCCGTCTTCGAAGGCGTCGATCTACTCTTCGTCCCGAGTGTTCTCAACACCCCGGACGCCCGCTGGGTCGTCGGCAAACACCAGCAGTGGGCGCTCGCCTGCCCTGAGATCCCGTGGGAGCAGGTGGTTCCCGAGGCCTATATCGTCCTGAACCCGGCCTCGGCCGTGGGTCGGGTGACGCGGGCGGTCTGCGACCTGAAACCCGCAGAGGTTGCGGCCTATGCCAGGTGCGCCGAGCACTACTTCCACTTCCCGATCGTCTATATCGAATATTCGGGAACCTACGGAGACCCGGCAGTGGTGCGGGCCGCCTCGGAAGCGATCACCGGTGCGAGCCTCTATTACGGCGGCGGGATCGATTCGGCCGAGCGCGCCGCGGAGATGGGGCGGTACGCCGATACGATCGTTGTCGGCAACGCCGTCTACGAGAAGGGCGTCGAGACCCTGAAGGCGACGGTGAAAGCGGTCCAGTAA